Genomic segment of Triticum aestivum cultivar Chinese Spring chromosome 6A, IWGSC CS RefSeq v2.1, whole genome shotgun sequence:
GTATCGGTGGATAACACCACATCAGCAGGATCAATGGATGAACCAAAGAGTTTGTATATATCCGGTCAAAGCAGAGTTGGCATCAGATATGCAGATGTCAAACAAGTGATGTATACTGCGAATTATATGAGCCCTAAAAGCAGTCAATATAAGCGTAACTGCTTGTGGTGGAACCTTCTCATCAGAGTTAAGCCATAGACTTTACATGGGTGTTCGTATTTATCGGGATTAAAGCCAATATTTTTGGCACTATTGGTTCAGCAGTAGAAGACAGGCCCTTCGAGGACATGGTGTGTCTATGGCGACTCCATCAATCTCAAGATTTGCCGGCTTATCCTCTCACATGTGTTCATAGggatatggtgtgtgtgtgtgcgcgcgcgcgtgtgtgcgcGTATGTGCGTTCATGGAGGTACGATGTAAGCATGTGTATGTGAGCGTCTACGTCTGTATTGTGTTTCGAAAAGAAACTAGTTTTAGCATCATGTTTAGATAATGCACCCTATTTTCACAATAAGCACAATTCATTGAGCTGATCAATTTTTCTTTCTAATTGGTGTGCATCTTAAATAAATGAAAGTAATTTTTGCATTGAACCTGTTAAAAAATATAATATGTACTTTGATTCCTTAACACAAAGGCTCAACCGGTAGTTACCCTATTAAATATGTAACTTACTTGCTACAAAATGAAAATTAGTAGTAATTACTTTTAAATTTGAATATGATGAAATTAATATTATCTAAATAATAACCTGATATTACTAGATAGATTTCATTCACAAACCACTTGATAACTCTTGCATACAAATTTTTGGCTACTTTGCAATATCAGGAGAATGGGATGAATCACTAATTCGCAAAAAAATTGGCACATTGATGCGGTGCGCGGCCTACATATCCCTATATATGAAGAGATAGAGGATTTTGTTGTATGGCACTTAACAAAGAATGGAACTTTCTCGGTTTGATCGGCCTGTTATAAACAGTGCAAAGCAAACTTTGACCCGGACAATATGGGGATGATGCGCTACTTTTTGGCACCACACCCAGTTTAGTGCAAGTTTTGGAATATAAATCTACCagcaaagaaaaaaaatctttGGCGCTGCTTGCACAATGCCATACAATGTTTTAGTGTTATCCCAAATCGTCACATAGGGAATATCTCCCAATGCCCAATCTGTCAATCAGGAGCAGATGATATTTCTCATATGCTCTTCAATTGCGCGCAATCGAAGGCACTGTGGGGTGTACTTGGGATCATACTAGATATTTCGCTACTCATACTGATCGTTCGGTTGCAGCAGTCCTTGAGCTTTTGCTGTGCGACGACTCATACCAGAGATCCTATATGGGACCAGTTGATTTCCCAGAGCTGGTAGCCACTGCGTACTGGTACCTCTGGTGGCAAAGGAGGCAATTTGTCAGAGGTGATGAGGTGTACTCACCGGAGCAAACAATGCCTGCTATAATTGTGTTGGTTTTTAATTTTGTTCATGCCATGGGAAAAGTGTTGGTTGCTCCAAAATTTAATAAGTGTCTGATGATTCTTGCGGGACAGTAGGTTCTAAACGTCGATGCATCATTTTCTGTTGGTGACAATACTGGTGCGTGTGGTACAATTGTATGAGATCATCAAGGTCGTTTTATTACACCTTCTATGGCAAGGCTGGAACACATAGCTGATGTGGTCTCGCCCAAAGCAGCTGCATTGTTTGAGGGATTAAAATTATCACTAAGTATTGGATGCTATAATCTGATGGTGAGAATGGACAATAGTATAGTGGTGGACCCTATGAATCTCACTGAAGGACACTCCATGGTAGCAGCACCGGTGTTAGATGATTGTTGTAGTATTTTGAGTGAATTAGGGAAGGTTACTATTGAGCATTGTATAGTGTATATAGAGTCAAATGTAGTAGTTCATGAACTAGCAAGATGGGGATTTGTGAACAACCCATCTGTTTGGGCGGATGCACCCCTAATTTTCTTGTTCAATTTTTAGCGGATGATGTAACCCTTATTTGATGTGTCAAAAAAAACTCTTGCATACAAAAAGAACTAAGAAAACATACTATTGATTTGTTAAATTAACTATGAGGACAAACTATTTCATGGTAGCTATTCAGATGAGACTCGATGGATTGGATGCTCCAGCAAGTCGAGGCTTTCTAGATCACGTTGGCACTGTTTAAATATGCATCTAAAATGACTCGAGGAATTCGTCCAAATGTACGCATGCAATGCACCCACACCAGCTAGATCAACAGTGTTATACATATGTTTTGTATGGATGAAGCATCCAAGAAATTTAGGAGGTTGTATATATCCAAAGGAGTAATGTATGGTTCTCCCGGTTGCAACCAAATGCCCCCCAAAAGTCGTCCTTCATATATATTGTACTATCTTCAAGCTTAGTTAAAATCTGTGCTACATCATGGCCGGTGAAGCGACATGTACGTCCGAACGCACGCCCTTCTTGAGCCGGCACAAGGAAGCGACATGTACGTCTGAACGCATGCCCTTCTTGAGCCGGCACAAGGAAGCGACATGTACGTCTGAACGCACGCCCTTCTTGCTGCTAGCTTATTTTCTTGAGCCGGCCGGCCAAATTTACAGCTAATCTTCTAATAACTAAAGTAACATATCGTACAACAGCTCCATCTATACAAGTAGGTCGACACAAGTTGGCACGTATTCCATACAACTGCtcctcacatgcatgcatatgtgCCGTAACGCTCGCAGGACCAGGCTAATTATATTGACTCAAAGACTTGTAATGCATGCACTCCACAAAGAGCTGACAAAACAGATTGTTCTATCCTTGCTCTAAACTAATAATGCGTCTGTTTACCTAAAAAAATCGAGTTCAAGCAGCTCAAACCTGTTTTGATTAACAAAGGCATATAACCATGGTTTTAAACAACACGCTATAGCACGAGATAGTGTCTAGAAGATATCCTATACTAAGGGTCTTGTGTCTCAACACATAAGCAGCTGGAAACATTTTAAATAGCACAGTGTAGCACGGCATGCTGTAGCATTTAGAAAACGTAGGCCACTAAGAGTGTTAGCGTGCTATTTAAAATTTTGCATATAACAACAAACCGGCTGTAGACTGAGTCAGTCGTCGTCGTTGGTATTTAAAAACAAAGGGCCAGCCTCGTGTGAAACTGCATATAACAACAAACTTTGCACAGATCTACAGAAACTTTGCAGTCCCACGTGGAAAGATTCTCCAAAGCCAAtcaaactagctagctagtagtccATATATTCATACAAGCGGCGGCAACCTAGCCACAGCCAGCGAGAAAGAGCTTCTCAAAGGAGACAGAAATCGAGGAGAGTAAAAAAGAGGGAAGAGGATCCAGCACGCTACAAAGAGTGCGAGAGGGAGAGGCTGAGGGTCGAGCATGGAGTTTGCTACGGGGGCGATGAGCTCTCTCCTCCCCAAGCTGGGGGAGCTGCTCGTAGAGGAGTACGACCTGCAGAATAGTGTGAAGCAGGGGATCAAGGACCTCCGGGAGGAGCTCTTGATGATGCAAGCTGCACTTGTGAAGGTGTCCAATGTGCCACTGGAAGATCTTGATCCCGTGGTCAGGATTTGGGCCAACGACGTCAGGGAGCTATCATTTGCCATCGAGGACAGCCTCGACTCCTTCATGGTTCGTGTGGTGGGTCTTGAGCCAACCAAGCCTCACACCTTCTTGGGGTTCATCAAGGAGACAAAGAGCAAGGTCACCAAGCTCAAGGTTCGCCGCGAAATAGCCAAGAACATCAAAGGCGTCAAAATCCAAGTTAAAGAGGCGAAGGAGAGGTACGATAGATACAAAGATGTTATCAGTGATGCAAGTGTTGCAACAAAGGTTGATCCCCGCCTCTTAACTCTGTACAACAAAGTATCTAACCTTGTCGGCATCGACGAGGCTATCGATGAGCTAACAAAGAGGCTGTCCAAGAGCGATGATGTGGCCCAGCAACAGCCCAAGACTGTTTCTGTCGTTGGATTTGGAGGACTGGGCAAGACAACTCTTGTTAAGGCAATATATGACAACCTTAAGAAGGAATTTGATTGTGGGGGTTTTGTTATAGTTGGTCGGAATCCTGACCAGAAGAAAGTCCTTAGAGACATCCTCCATGAACTTGACAAGCACAAGCACATCACTGAATCAAAAATGGATGAAAGACAACTCATCGACCAACTGCAAGAATTCCTTGCAGACAAGAGGTACACGTTACTCCCATCATGTTCTAGCCATTACCGATAGGCGGTTATATAGTGCTGAGTCAATTGTTTTAAATTGTACCGCTAATAAACGATAAATTCTTTATATGCATAGATAAAATAATACCATTGCATTGTAATGAACATAGATTCATGCCAATACTTTTTATGATTAGTCACTCAGATAATTGTCTACGTATAAATGATTAAAGTTGCTTCATTGGGGATTGTATGAAATCTGAAAAATTTCTATTTGGAACGTAAGGAGTAAAACTTTCAACAGTACATGAGCGGAGCAAATATCTATAGTGAAAACTGGATATATATTTTAGTTTTGATCACTTAGAGATTTCTTTATATTGCTAAACTCCATGACACATTCTTCACTTCTATTAAAGCTTGATATTTGTACAGACCTGTGCAGTGATTGATTTAGTTGGGGGATCCTGGTGATGGCATACTTCTTGTTTGAATGCAAACTATATACTTATTTCAGTTTTAATAATTAAAATCTTGTCATGCAAATAGGTACCTAATTGTTATTGATGACATTTGGGATGTATCAACATGGGAAATGATTAAATGTGCATTGGCAGATAGTAACTCTGGAAGTAGAGTAATCACAACTACTCGTATTCATGAAGTTGCCAAAAAAGTTGGTGGTGTTTACAACATGAAACCACTTTCTGATGATAACTCCAAAAAGCTATTCCATAGCAGAATATTTGGAGATGAAGGTACAAGTCTTGATGATCAGTCAGATGAACTTTCTGATAATTTCTTCGGAGAATGTGGTGGTGTGCCATTGGCTATCATTACGTTAGCTAGCTTTCTTGTTAGTAAGCCAAGGGGTGTCTGGTGTAAGGTGTTTGACTCAATTGGTTTTGGTCAGGAACACAATGAAGCTATTCAAAACACAAGACAAATATTGTCTTTtagctattatgatctacctttccATTTGAAGACTTGTTTGTTGCACTTAAGTGGGTATCCAGAAGATATCTTCATTCCCAAAAATACGGTGATATGGAAGTGGGTAGCGGAAGGATTTATACCTATGGGTCAAGAGATCAGTGCATTTGAGCTGGGACAAAGCTACTATAATGATCTTATAAATAGGAGTATGATACAGTCAATAGAGCCAGACAGTATGGAGATGATAGATGGTTGCCGTGTTCACGACATTGTGCTCGATCTCATCCGCACCTTGTCAAGAGAAGTAAACTTTGTTACAATACTAGACAAGGTGCAACACAACACATGTTCGGCCAGCACAAGCATGAGCACTCGTAGGTTAGCCATACATGGTGGATCCATTGGCCATATGGATATGGGATATGTGAGGTCATTTAATGTTATCAGGTCTGTTGGTCTTGTTCTGCCTCCACTTCTGAGCTTTAAAGTATTACGAGTACTGGCCCTAGAGTACTGTGATTTCCCCGTAGGAGGTTGTAATTTTGATCATCTTGGGAAGTTGGTTCAGCTGAGGTACCTAGGGATGATGGGAACACCTGTTACTGAGCTCCCAAGTGACTTAGGGCATCATCTCAAGTTCTTGCAGGCACTGAATATTAAGCACACCGGCATAAAAGAATTACCATCTTCTGTAGGTGAGCTAACCAAGCTAATGTGTCTGCATGCTTTTGAGGGCACAAGGATGATGGGCAGTATAGGGAAGCTGACGTCCCTAGAAGAGCTAGAGCTACACCATGTCGACAAATCCCCAGACTTCACAACCGAGTTGGGAAAGCTGACACAGTTGAGGGTGCTCGAAATCTATTTCGACGAGATGGACGAGAGTGTGCATAGGGCTCTCGCCAAGTCTTTGTGCAACCTGCATAGAGTGCAGACTCTCAAGATCTGGGTTGAGCAGGATGAATCAGTTCAGGTTGATTGGTGGGAAGTGTGGGCTCCCCCTTCAGATCTCCGCCAGTTGTCATTGTCAGGCATGATTTTACCAAGGCGTCCATCGTGGATGGAACCTTCTTGTCTTCCACATATCTCCTACCTATGGTTCGAAGTGGGAGAGTTGAAAGCACAAGATCTACAAATCCTCGGGAGGTTGAAGTCACTTCGCTTTCTGTACCTATCAGCTAACGATGAACACACCCTATCATATACTGTTGGTAGCCATGAGTTCCAGAACTTGACATATCTTGACACAGACATAAAGATTGTATGTGGAGAGGGTGCATTGCCAATGCTTGAAGAATTGGAATGCTATGCTAGTGTGGGAAATGATGTTGGCTTGGCAAGAAATATGCCTTTCCTCAAGGAAGTCAAATACACGCTCGATTCCCTGGACGACTGTTCTGGTGAGGAGGTGGAGGCAACAGAGGACGCGCTGAGGCACGCTGCAAAAACGCACCCCAACCATCCCAAAATCAAGATATCAAGATCAGACGAAGAGGTACCTACGTTTCTACATGGGTTTTACAACACTGAAAGCATGGTTCATGCATATATATTTCCTATTAGTGCCATCCTGATTCTCTTCGTGCATTGCCACGATCTTAGTAATATTGCTCTAATTCCTGCTTAATTGTTTCTACTTCAGTCTGATGATTCTGACGATGATGACAACAGTGATGACGGATTGGAGGAAGTGTCTTCATCAGATGAAAAAAAGGTATACCCATGCACACTAGATCTTGCACATACTATTATCCCCATCTATCATTCACTACTAAACCATGTTGTATCAAGTATATACTATAATAATTCCATGCCTGCTTGGTTTTTCTTTATTCTAGTATGACGAGGATGGAGATGGCGGATCCGAGGAGGAGGTCTCAGGTACTGACCAAGAGGTATACATACGGCTGATACTCACATTATCTACTACCTCGTGCTGATTATGGTACGTGTCAACATACTCTTTTATTTCTCATTCTTATTACTCCAGTCAGATGACGAGGACGAAGGATCCAAGAGAGTTAACAAtggagatgaagaggaagaggtacacATGTACACAGTTACATATACTATTACCCTCTTCTATCATTCCCATACCAAGAGGTACACATGTCGTATCAAGTATATATTCCTCTAATTATTCCTTCATTGCTTGCTTTTTCACAAATTCCagtatgacgatgatgaagatggcggatccGAGGAGGAGGTTTCCGGTACTGACCAAGAGGTATACGCTACAGCTGACTACTTACATCAACCCATTACCTTTTTTTTGGGACACCATTAACTCTTGTTGCATACGTATGACATGATTGTTTGTTTCACGTTCCTCATTTCTTGTTATCCAGTCAAAGGATGATGTGGCGGAAAATATATCTCATCTCACCATAGACAAGGAGGCGGCGGCGAGTTGACCTGAACCTTTTCCTCTTCTTTCAATCATGGTTTTCACCAAGTTTAACAATGCGTATGTATACACCATACTCTCTGTTTTCCATTTTGATCTACATGCACGGACAAAACGACAGTCCAGTAAGTTTTGAATGACGAGAATGCCACTTCATTTATCCTTGATACATTTGACAAAATTAAACTGTTAATTTCGAATTGTTTATAATCCTCCAGAGCTTTATAGTCTCCAATTGTTGAAACGTATATTTCATTGGTTACCAATATCCATCTAAATGGTCCATGATTCAGATACACATAGCGATGCATATGTACTGCATACCTATACAAACAAGTCTTTAAATTTTCTATGCCCACTATTTACAGGTTGGTGCTATCTCAGGATGCCTTCTGCAATCTTGCTGCCAGTTGAAAGGAAGTGTTATTGGGGTTAATTCATCCATCAAGGGAAGAACTGATTGAAAAAAATAAAATGGTTATTCGCGTTCACCATTAGAGAAAAAAAACTCTTATTTTGTTGTATTGTACattagtgttatgttccttgaaatCAATTCGTTGggcattaaaaaaacaaaaaaaataattgaaaggaaaaaaatataaaatgaaaaaaaataaggtACAATGTATTGCTTTTTCCTTAGTTCTTTGATAAACaacaaaaaaattaaagaaaagGTGCTTATGTTTGTTTTATTTCTCCTTTTCGGGTTCGAGAATTGCGCTGGTGGCATTAGCTTTTGTTTTTAAATCaatttctctctttttttagtGGGTTGGGGATGGGGGGTGGAACTCCGCCTATGTGATTTAAGGAAACACTTATAAttacatagccggtcccaagcccggaaaAAGGAGGGAGCAACCCTGTTTTCATAGAGGGGAAAGTGATGTATTGACTAGAAATGAAGAAAAGTTCTATTCACAAATAAGGAAAGACCTCCAAAATTCGAGTCAAAGATGATTTTTGCTTAGGTGTAACTGTAAATAAAGTAAAGTGAGTATTGATGAAATTCATTTTGGTCGGTGATTACACGCACGATTTGAGCATTTTTGCATCATTTCTGTTGGTCATTATTCAACCTATATGTTCTCTGGATACTATTTCATCTTTCCTGTTCAGTGTCCTAGAGCATTCATGTACTGAATCATGTGTACATGGTATGCTCAGTGACTCTGCAGCCCAAATTTCAACTTGTTATTTTCACCTGATGATGTGTTTGCTAAAAGAGACTTTCTTTCGGTTTGTTGATTTCTCCAGGTGGTGGTGATGATACTATTTACAGCAGCTAGCAACAGAAATAATGGCTAGCTTGTTGCTTGGCAGTGCTGGCCCAAGTGATGTCCAAAGGCATTTCCAAAGAAGGCATTGGAGAAGCTGCAGGTCGTTTCCGTTACTGAACCTCTTTGTGCATTCCCTATCTGAATCTTCTGTTCCATCTGAAGAACCTTTGATGCCACTATGCCAGCTTACCTTGCTTGGGGGAACCACAAACAACTTCTTTTGTATCCAGCTTTAGCACCAACAAACAATATTTCTTCCGCTATGGTTCCTTCTCAATTAAGGATGGAtcggaaattagattctgggaggatgAGTGGCTAGGTAATGCTACTCTCCGAAAACAATATCCAGCTCTATACAATATTGTGcgtcacaagggtgatactattGCCAAGGTTTTGGAATCATTTTCCGCCAAATGTGACGTTCAAAAGGGATTTAATTGGACCTAGACTCCAATAGTGGAACATATTACTCCGACGGTTAACCATGGTACACTTATCACAAGGGTCCGACATCTTTCGTTGGAACCTACATGGGAATGAGCAATTCTCAGTGTATAGAGTTTTGATCCAGTCTTATGTGCCAGATGATAACAATTGTATGATCTGGAAGATGAACATACcccttaagaataaaatctttgcatggtatcttcgtcaCGGTGTCATTCTTGCTAAAGATAACCTCATTAAGAGGAATTGTCATAGAAGTAAGCAATGTGTATTTTCTccgcatgatgagacaataaaacatttgttcttccatgtaaattggctcgttctatatggccagtcatccaaatagcttctggcttgtatcctccttatagtgttgctaatatatttggcaactggttacatgagATTGATCACAGGTTTAAAATTCTTCTCAGGGTAGGAGCGCTTGAtgttatttggtcgctttggctatgtagaagtGATATGGTTTTTTACAATAAAAGTACTTCTCTTATGCAGGTTATCTATAGATGTATCGGGAtgcttcgtttatggtcctctctataacgagtggagaatcgagacctgtttacgaaggtgtgtacacgattggaggctacggcgagggatactttcacccaacatgggtggcagcatgatcttaggattgggccACCGAAGGTTTAGGCGATATACAGATACATTTTCTTTGTATTTCGCcgccttcttttattttggcttgtCGTGAGGAccttgttggctgtgtgcatcttagttatgcagagtcCGGGTGTAatacttaaaccttttaagtaataaagcgccttttcgaaaatcatttacaGCATATATAGATGATGCACATGGAGTGTTATTCTAGCTTCAGGTACATTTATTTTACATCTTGATGCTCTAGTTTTCTTCCCGTTTTCAAGCTAGTTTGTTGAGACAGAGTACGATGTATACTATGGAATCTAAGTTTTGCAAAGATGAACGGTTATGTCACGGAACTAATATTTCTAGTAGAAATTTGTTGGGTGTTCTTTGTGTGTGGTCGCAATGATTAGACTAGCTACAGCAGCTAACAATAGTAATTGGCAGTGTAGCTTGTTGCTTGCCAAAGAGAGGAGTGGCATGTGAACAAGTGAAGGAACTGCAGGTACTTTATTTTGAGATCATACATCTCAATTACTGATACCATGCTATTTCAAAACTTAATCAGGACCAGCACAAAATGCGCAAAATGGTGAGAAAATATATCTTGCCTTTTAGGCATCTCAGCGGGATacatcatctctctccctctctggacTGTCGCGGCAAGGAACCATTAGCCATTAGGATTTAGGTGGGGAAATCAAGCTATCTAGGGTTTTCAGCTggctaaaaaagaaaagaaatcgcTAGGAGATCGAGAAGTAGTGGAAGGAGAAGGGGTGACCTGACCTGGAATGGTCGTTGAGCATGGTGTTCGTgcctatcttttttcttttgagcACACATGCGTGCCTATCAATACAATATGCAATAAAAGGCCAGCCCAGTCTGATTACGAAAGCCCGGCCGGCTAAACAAAGCAAAGGCCCAGAACATGAAAAGGAGATCCATTCAAAGGCTGCCGCAACCCTAAGTTTAAACAGACCCCAATTTCTGTAATCTTCATCAGGTGAGGTCTATCGCCTACCTACAACCACAATACAACGCATCGGAAAACAGAGCCGACGCGGCcgagatcgatcgatcgatcgacgaTGGCACCGGAGCCCGCTGTGCTACCCGAGGATGCCCTGACGGAGGTACTCCGGCGCCTCGCGCCGCACAGCCTAGCCGTATCCCGGCTTGTCTGCAGGGGCTGGCGCGATACTATCAACGCCCGCCTGCGCGGCCACCTGCTATCCCGCTCCGTGGACGGGATCTTCATCAACTTCACCCAGCTTAGATTTTTCGAGTTCTTCTCATGTCCCTCGATGGGCCCGGCGATCTGTGGAGGGCTCAACTTCTTGCCCTGCATGGGCGTCAGGGTCATGGACCACTGCAGCGGGATCTTGCTTTGCCGCGGTCTGGGGCACGAGTGCGACAAGGCACTGCCGAGCGATTATGTCGTCAACCCGGCCACACGTCGGTGGACGCGTTTGCCCCAATGCCCTCCGCCACACATGCCGGGATTCGACCAGAGCGCCTACCTCGCGTTCGAGCCAGGCGTGTCGCTGCAGTACGAGTTCTTTCTGATCCCGCGAGTGCTGTGTGCCGGCGTGTCTGACGATGATGCATTGCTTGGATCAGAGTGGCCTCCCGCATCATATGTCATTGATGTGTTCTCGTTGGCGACTCAGTGGTGGGACACGACGACCTTCATTCGGGAAGGAGAGGCCCCAGAGATCATTGGCTACATGGATTCACATTGGTGGTATAATCGATATCATTATCATGCCGTCTACTGGCAAAGCAATCTCTACATCCATTGCCAGCATGGCTATCTCATGAGGTACTACTACTTGCTCATCGGTCATTAATTATTCCTGTTTAGCAAGTTCTCATCCAGTTTATGTGATTTGCAAACCAAAGTCAAATATTGTAATGTTCACTCAACACCAAATCTTCTGAGTTTTCCATAAGGTCATAGCGTAATGCTAAGAGTTCTAATGAATTAGGTTAATATATGGACAGAGTCGTAAGAATCTAGTACCTCCATTCCCAATAAATGAATGGCATACATAGGAAAGGGAATGTAGGAACAATTCTATGGGAATTGTCAAAAATAAGTACTGCAAAAATATATGCTGCTATGATTTAAACATGTTGTTATTAATCTGTTTTATCTGATTGTTTATGTTTGCAGAATGTGTTTGTCAGATCACACATACAGAGTAATTAAACTACCAGCTGTCAGTCCATATTTACCTAGAGGATATCCTGACCACCATTTGGGTAAATCACTGAGAGGGATGTATTGCGCAATATCTCATAAACGGAGTCCGCTTCATCAGATTTGGCATCTCAATGAATCTTGCAGCCGAATAGAATGGGTGCTAAACCATGATACCACTCTTAAGACCTTTGAGCATGAGGACTATGCTCAACAACTGGGTAGACAATGGATCTTACAGGATGTTAACTACCATAAGTTGTTCTTTGAGCGTAATGGTAATATACATGAAATTCACAGAGCGGCGGTGGAAGAGAAATATGATTGGAA
This window contains:
- the LOC123129921 gene encoding uncharacterized protein, with product MAPEPAVLPEDALTEVLRRLAPHSLAVSRLVCRGWRDTINARLRGHLLSRSVDGIFINFTQLRFFEFFSCPSMGPAICGGLNFLPCMGVRVMDHCSGILLCRGLGHECDKALPSDYVVNPATRRWTRLPQCPPPHMPGFDQSAYLAFEPGVSLQYEFFLIPRVLCAGVSDDDALLGSEWPPASYVIDVFSLATQWWDTTTFIREGEAPEIIGYMDSHWWYNRYHYHAVYWQSNLYIHCQHGYLMRMCLSDHTYRVIKLPAVSPYLPRGYPDHHLGKSLRGMYCAISHKRSPLHQIWHLNESCSRIEWVLNHDTTLKTFEHEDYAQQLGRQWILQDVNYHKLFFERNGNIHEIHRAAVEEKYDWNSNEDNILDIEYDVEEGYEDTILHVQEGYEDNGLDFEDDVDEHNILEDRYYGNYYFLGFHPYREIVFLISSGRKTRGLAYDWNSSKFQDLGNVGSAYYDPICGLPCGETHAAFPYTPCWIGEFPGNEIESLYKDQELSRKKLELEEESNLTCMDIYEMRKFHRHAKRIKDSAAKSRRRRH
- the LOC123129920 gene encoding disease resistance protein RGA5 is translated as MEFATGAMSSLLPKLGELLVEEYDLQNSVKQGIKDLREELLMMQAALVKVSNVPLEDLDPVVRIWANDVRELSFAIEDSLDSFMVRVVGLEPTKPHTFLGFIKETKSKVTKLKVRREIAKNIKGVKIQVKEAKERYDRYKDVISDASVATKVDPRLLTLYNKVSNLVGIDEAIDELTKRLSKSDDVAQQQPKTVSVVGFGGLGKTTLVKAIYDNLKKEFDCGGFVIVGRNPDQKKVLRDILHELDKHKHITESKMDERQLIDQLQEFLADKRYLIVIDDIWDVSTWEMIKCALADSNSGSRVITTTRIHEVAKKVGGVYNMKPLSDDNSKKLFHSRIFGDEGTSLDDQSDELSDNFFGECGGVPLAIITLASFLVSKPRGVWCKVFDSIGFGQEHNEAIQNTRQILSFSYYDLPFHLKTCLLHLSGYPEDIFIPKNTVIWKWVAEGFIPMGQEISAFELGQSYYNDLINRSMIQSIEPDSMEMIDGCRVHDIVLDLIRTLSREVNFVTILDKVQHNTCSASTSMSTRRLAIHGGSIGHMDMGYVRSFNVIRSVGLVLPPLLSFKVLRVLALEYCDFPVGGCNFDHLGKLVQLRYLGMMGTPVTELPSDLGHHLKFLQALNIKHTGIKELPSSVGELTKLMCLHAFEGTRMMGSIGKLTSLEELELHHVDKSPDFTTELGKLTQLRVLEIYFDEMDESVHRALAKSLCNLHRVQTLKIWVEQDESVQVDWWEVWAPPSDLRQLSLSGMILPRRPSWMEPSCLPHISYLWFEVGELKAQDLQILGRLKSLRFLYLSANDEHTLSYTVGSHEFQNLTYLDTDIKIVCGEGALPMLEELECYASVGNDVGLARNMPFLKEVKYTLDSLDDCSGEEVEATEDALRHAAKTHPNHPKIKISRSDEESDDSDDDDNSDDGLEEVSSSDEKKYDEDGDGGSEEEVSGTDQESDDEDEGSKRVNNGDEEEEYDDDEDGGSEEEVSGTDQESKDDVAENISHLTIDKEAAAS